In one window of Carassius auratus strain Wakin unplaced genomic scaffold, ASM336829v1 scaf_tig00216101, whole genome shotgun sequence DNA:
- the LOC113097067 gene encoding uncharacterized protein LOC113097067: MAPKKVRTDQAEVEEPGRAVGEGDVSEVELGSVTEDVSLAELRDLFRSHFAQQQARDRRLEQEADRQDARWRAMQHQFSLLQQEVHVRTTPDLRPGSDIQTGLLSQPTVQRVPSVLRDTSVSRQMESPAASPLEGQGQSPLRIEREPHLQRLSETDDVEHYLATFERIAMACRWPTTDWAVRLVPLLSGKARAAYVYMDMVDSLDYDKVKAAILAKYDINAETYRLQFRSTEVKENETPKELYARLKENYAKWVQPQHHTKEEIGETVILEQFLRMLAPDLQVWIKERGPVSAAEAANLADTFVAARRKTQPWTFKRWKGSKDSNKFQHSFPTTVRAIHED, from the exons ATGGCTCCTAAAAAGGTGCGGACGGATCAAGCTGAGGTGGAGGAACCCGGTAGAGCTGTTGGGGAAGGTGATGTTAGTGAAGTGGAACTGGGGAGCGTCACTGAGGATGTCTCACTTGCAGAGTTGAGAGACCTGTTCCGTTCACATTTCGCACAGCAGCAGGCTCGAGACCGTCGCCTGGAGCAAGAGGCTGACCGACAAGATGCTCGGTGGAGAGCAATGCAGCATCAGTTCTCTCTTCTGCAGCAGGAAGTGCATGTAAGGACGACGCCAGATCTACGGCCTGGTAGTGATATTCAGACTGGCCTTTTATCACAACCAACAGTCCAGCGAGTGCCCTCAGTGTTACGGGATACATCAGTCAGCCGACAGATGGAATCACCAGCTGCATCTCCACTGGAAGGCCAAGGCCAGAGTCCATTGAGAATTGAGAGAGAGCCACACCTGCAACGACTGAGTGAGACAGATGACGTAGAGCATTATTTAGCTACTTTTGAACGAATAGCGATGGCGTGTCGGTGGCCAACAACCGACTGGGCAGTTAGGTTAGTGCCCCTCTTGTCGGGCAAGGCTAGGGCTGCATATGTATATATGGACATGGTAGACTCACTTGATTATGACAAAGTCAAAGCAGCCATTCTTGCTAAGTATGACATAAATGCAGAGACTTATCGGCTTCAGTTCCGGTCAACAGAAGTGAAGGAGAATGAAACCCCAAAAGAGTTGTATGCCAGACTAAAAGAAAACTATGCCAAGTGGGTGCAGCCACAGCATCATACTAAGGAGGAGATTGGGGAGACAGTCATTTTGGAGCAGTTTTTGCGCATGTTGGCCCCTGATCTGCAAGTATGGATTAAGGAAAGAGGCCCTGTCTCTGCTGCAGAAGCCGCCAACTTAGCAGACACCTTTGTGGCAGCGCGACGCAAGACTCAACCATGGACATTCAAGCGTTGGAAGGGGAGTAAAGATTCCAACAAGTTCCAACACTCCTTCCCCACTACAGTAAGAGCCATCCATGAAG ACTGA